Proteins from a genomic interval of Channa argus isolate prfri chromosome 11, Channa argus male v1.0, whole genome shotgun sequence:
- the LOC137136600 gene encoding ubiquitin-conjugating enzyme E2 G1-like: MTEQSALLLRKQLAELNKNPVEGFSAGLIDDDDIYKWEVVIIGPQDTLFEGGFFKAYLTFPYDYPLRPPKMKFITEIWHPNVAKNGDVCISILHEPGEDKFGYEKPEERWLPIHTVETIMISVISMLADPNSDSPANVDAAKEWREDPNGEFKRKVARCVRKSQEMAFD; encoded by the exons AGCTCAACAAGAATCCTGTGGAGGGTTTTTCAGCTGGTCtgattgatgatgatgacataTACAAATGGGAAGTTGTGATCATTGGTCCACAAGATACCCTTTT TGAAGGAGGGTTTTTTAAAGCGTACTTAACCTTTCCCTATGATTATCCGCTACGGCCACCGAAGATGAAGTTCATCACTGAAATCTGGCACCCAAATG TGGCAAAGAATGGAGATGTTTGCATTTCAATTCTGCATGAGCCTGGAGAAGATAAGTTTGGTTATGAAAAGCCTGAAGAGCGTTGGCTTCCGATCCACACAGTAGAGACAATCATGATTAGTGTTATCTCAATGCTGGCAGACCCCAACAGCGATTCACCAGCTAATGTTGATGCTGCG AAAGAGTGGAGGGAGGACCCTAATGGTGAATTCAAGAGAAAGGTGGCCCGCTGTGTAAGAAAAAGTCAAGAGATGGCATTTGATTAA